The following DNA comes from [Chlorobium] sp. 445.
TGAACGCGAGAATGAGCATCACATTGCTGAATGTGCTGAACGTGCCGAACGTGCTGCCATGCCTGACCCTAAATCAGCCACGCTCTATGTCTGGCCCGAGTTTAAGCCTACTGGCGGCGAGGTGCATGACCTTAGCGAACCGCAGGGTCCGCATGTGCTCTACACCGACGAAACGATTAGTCTTCTCCAAGCCATCAATCAAACTCAGCACGAAGAATTTGACCGTAATGAGCACACTTTTCTTTGGGGACAAGATGTCGGCAAAGGCGGTATTTTCAATGCTGACAAGGGCATGCCACAAAAGTATGGACCGCGTCGTGTTTTTAATGCCCCAATCGCTGAAGATTTTATTGTCGGCACAGCAAACGGCTTCTCACGCTATCGTGAAGACATCTGGGTTTTGATTGAGGGCGCAGAATTTGCCGACTACATCTGGCCCGCCATGGAACAAGTGGTAGAATGCTCACATGAATACTGGCGCACAAAAGGCAAATTTGTACCTAACATCGTGATGCGCCTTGCTTCTGGTGGATATATCGGTGGCGGACTTTATCACTCGCAAAATGTCGAGGGCGCCTTTACCACCCTGCCCGGCTTGCGCATTGTTGTACCCGCTTTTGCAGACGATATGCAAGGCTTGCTGCGCTCTGCGTTTCGCTCTCGCGGCGTTACCGTCATCTTAGAGCCAAAGTTTCTCTACAATAATCCCTGGGCGAAAACACTTAAACTTCGTCCCGATGTCCTTATTCCCTTCGGCAAAGCTCGTTACCGTCGCTATGGCACAGACCTTTCAATTATTTCTTATGGCACGACTGTCCACCATGCACTGCTTGCTGCCGAAAAACTGGAAAAGGAGCACGGCATTTCCGCTGAAGTCTTAGACCTGCGCTCACTTGCACCGCTCGATAAAGAGGCAATTTTTGCAACGGTTAAAAAGACCAGCAAGGCTCTCGTCGTTCATGAAGATAAACTCACAGGTGGCTTTGGCGGTGAGATTGCAGCACTGATTGCCGAACACTGCTTTGAATATCTTGATGCACCCGTGATGCGCGTCGGCTCACTTGATACACCGGTTGGCTTCTCAAAAATTCTGGAGACCGAAATTTTGCCAAATGAGCACAAGGTCTTTGAGGCAGCACTCAAACTGGCAAGGTATTAGGCATTTTTGTAGCGACATTGGCTCTTAGCCTCTGTTGAGCAAGCGAATTTGTCGACGCAATGCGGCTTTTTCGTAACGGCGTCTGTCGGTCTCATCTTCTGGGATAACTTCGGGCACAGGTATGGGCTTACCATCTTTATCAATAGCTACAAACGTGAAGTAGGCTTTGGTGCACTCGCGGATGTGCCCCTTGATGATATTCTCAGCATAGACTTTCACACCCACTTCCATTGAGGTATGAAAAGCGCGATTGACATTAGCTTTGATGATGACAACTTCTCCTAACTCAATGCCTTGACGAAACTCCATTGTATCGACAGATGCTGTTACGCAAATTGCTTGTGAGTGTCGACCTGCGGCAATTGCTGCTGCTAAATCCATCCAGTGCATCAACCTGCCACCTGCTAAATTGCCAAGATAGTTGGTATCAACTGGTGTTACAATTTGTGTCATCTCGACACGCGAGTATGACATGGGTCGTGCTTCTCTTTCAGGCATGCTAGAAAAATTGGTGTTGGTTTTTCGTTTCGCAAAATTACGGCTTAAATTCGGCGTGTAAAACTTTCATCTCTCGAAATAAACAATCACTTATGATTCGTAGAGTAATTTCTGGTTCAGCTGTCGCTCTGGTTACGCCTTTCAAAAGCGATGGCGCGCTCGACACTGAAGCGCTTCGGCGTTTGGTCGAGTTTCACATTCAAGGCGGCACCGACATTTTGATTCCTTGTGGCACAACAGGAGAATCACCCACGCTGTCTGACGATGAGCAGTATCGGATTATTTCACAGTGCGTCGAATTTAGCAACGGCAAGATTCGCGTCATGGGTGGTGCTGGCAGCAATAACACAGCACATGCGGTTCATCTTGCTAAAGCTGCGCAAAAAGCAGGCGCAACAGGTATTCTCTGCGTTGCGCCATACTACAATAAACCTACACAAGAAGGGTTTTTCCGACATTATGCCGCCATTGCTGAAGCCGTCTCTGTGCCTGTTATCATCTACAATGTGCCCGGTCGCACTGGTGCTAACATCTCCGTTGAGACAATGCTGCGCTTGGCTTCAAGTTTCCCCAACATTCTTGCCGTTAAAGAAGCCTCTGGCAACATGGCACAAATAGAGGAACTGCTGCGCAACCGTCCAGCGCAACTTTCTGTGATGAGCGGCGATGACTACCTCACCTTGCCTATGATGGCTCTCGGCGGCGATGGTGTTATTTCTGTTGCCGCTAATCAAATTCCGCAAGTCATGAAACGCCTTGTTGAAGCCATGTTCCAAAGTAACTTAGCTGAAGCACAACGTCTGCACAACGAATACTTGAACTTGATGAACCTTAACTTTCTTGAATCCAATCCCATTCCTGTCAAATACACGCTGGCACAAATGGGTCTGATTGAACTTAGTTACCGCTTGCCCATGGTGCCGCCCTCGCCTGCTACACGTGAAAAACTTGATGCGGAACTCAAACGCTTAGGACTCATCAAAGGTGAACTTGCAACAGCCTAATGTCGCACTTGAAAGTATGGGTGTAGCCAAATCGATGGGGTTTGGCTACACTTTTTGCGTTCCACCTTCTCAATAGCCTGCCGCTTGCCCATCTTTGCGCGATTCTGATGCACCGTAGTAGACTTTGTTTTTAGCATCGTATCGAATGCCTTGATAGCCCCCGTAGCCACTTAGGCTGAAGCTGACTCGATGTCCCATCTTAAGCAGTTCGCGTATGGTTTCATGTGGGAATCCTGTCTCGAGTAAAATTGTGCCCCCATCGGTCATCTTTTCACCTGTTGGTTCTGAGGAGCCTTCATGCGCAATGCGCGGCGC
Coding sequences within:
- a CDS encoding 4-hydroxy-tetrahydrodipicolinate synthase; protein product: MIRRVISGSAVALVTPFKSDGALDTEALRRLVEFHIQGGTDILIPCGTTGESPTLSDDEQYRIISQCVEFSNGKIRVMGGAGSNNTAHAVHLAKAAQKAGATGILCVAPYYNKPTQEGFFRHYAAIAEAVSVPVIIYNVPGRTGANISVETMLRLASSFPNILAVKEASGNMAQIEELLRNRPAQLSVMSGDDYLTLPMMALGGDGVISVAANQIPQVMKRLVEAMFQSNLAEAQRLHNEYLNLMNLNFLESNPIPVKYTLAQMGLIELSYRLPMVPPSPATREKLDAELKRLGLIKGELATA
- a CDS encoding acyl-CoA thioesterase, with product MPEREARPMSYSRVEMTQIVTPVDTNYLGNLAGGRLMHWMDLAAAIAAGRHSQAICVTASVDTMEFRQGIELGEVVIIKANVNRAFHTSMEVGVKVYAENIIKGHIRECTKAYFTFVAIDKDGKPIPVPEVIPEDETDRRRYEKAALRRQIRLLNRG
- a CDS encoding 2-oxoisovalerate dehydrogenase yields the protein MHLGRQLDLKAAGYLKKGMGWSYHAPYQGHDGIQLALGLSFRPSKDFLFPYYRDMLTVLAAGISVEEILLNGLSRDADVASGGRHMSNHFAKPEIRIQNVSSLTGNHAQHAVGLARAIKKYGGDEIAFYSGGESASAEGYFYEAINGASREILPVVFVLQNNRFGISVPVREQFATEHPAELFRSFPNLHVIFCDGTDVFDSWRAMQEAIAFVKSGKGAALVEADCERIGSHSNSDNHFLYRTHEELEAAKARDPLPKFKNFLLEKQIFTAAELEAIERENEHHIAECAERAERAAMPDPKSATLYVWPEFKPTGGEVHDLSEPQGPHVLYTDETISLLQAINQTQHEEFDRNEHTFLWGQDVGKGGIFNADKGMPQKYGPRRVFNAPIAEDFIVGTANGFSRYREDIWVLIEGAEFADYIWPAMEQVVECSHEYWRTKGKFVPNIVMRLASGGYIGGGLYHSQNVEGAFTTLPGLRIVVPAFADDMQGLLRSAFRSRGVTVILEPKFLYNNPWAKTLKLRPDVLIPFGKARYRRYGTDLSIISYGTTVHHALLAAEKLEKEHGISAEVLDLRSLAPLDKEAIFATVKKTSKALVVHEDKLTGGFGGEIAALIAEHCFEYLDAPVMRVGSLDTPVGFSKILETEILPNEHKVFEAALKLARY